A region from the Lolium perenne isolate Kyuss_39 chromosome 4, Kyuss_2.0, whole genome shotgun sequence genome encodes:
- the LOC127349377 gene encoding protein EXPORTIN 1A isoform X1, protein MADKLRDLSQPIDVPLLDATVAAFYGTGSKEERNAADQILRDLQNNQDMWLQVVHILQNSHSLNTKFFALQVLESVIKYRWNALPTEQRDGMKNYVSDVIVQLSSNEVTFRQERLYVNKLNIILVQVLKHEWPARWTSFIPDLVAAAKSSETICENCMAILKLLSEEIFDFSRGEMTQQKIKELKSSLNSEFRLIHELCLYVLSATQSSELIRATLATLHAFLSWIPVGFIFESPLLETLLKFFPMAAYRNLTLQCLTEVAALQFGDFYNMQYVKMYTIFMMQLQAILPAGSIPNAYANGSNDEQAFIQNLALFFTAFFKSHIRILEASPENRAALLLGLEYLTGISFVDDTEVFKVCLDYWNIFVLELFEAHNQIEPATAAVSMMGLQAQMIPGVVDGTGTAVQHRRQLYSGPLSKLRTLMICRMAKPEEVLIVEDENGNIVRETMKDNDVLVQYKIMRETLIYLSHLDHEDTEQQMLKKLTKQLNGEDWSWNNLNTLCWAIGSISGSMVEEQENRFLVMVIRDLLNLCEITKGKDNKAVIASNIMYVVGQYPRFLRAHWKFLKTVVNKLFEFMHEMHPGVQDMACDTFLKIVQKCKRKFVTQQVGENEPFVSELLSNLHTTILDLEPHQIHTFYESVGHMIQAESDNTKRDEYLKRLMSLPNQKWAEIIGQAGQSIDILKNQDVIRSVLNILQTNTSVATALGPHFFPQISLIFLDMLTVYRMYSELVSSTIAEGGPYASKSSFVKLLRSIKRETLKLIETFVDKAEDLPHLGKQFVPPMMDPVLGDYARNVPDARESEVLSLFATIINKYKAEMLEDVPRIFEAVFQCTLEMITKNFEDYPEHRLKFFSLLRAIGTHCFKALIQLSSQQLKLVIDSINWAFRHTERNIAETGLSLLLEILKNFQASAFQNQFYKTYFLNIEQEIFAVLTDSFHKPGFKLHVLVLQHLFCVVDGLTEPLWDVATVQVQYQSNAMFVREYTINLLGASFPNMTVVEVTKFVDGLLSSRHDLTSFKNHIRDFLVQSKEFSAQDNKDLYAEEAAVQREKERQRMLAIPGLIAPGELQDEMVDS, encoded by the exons ATGGCGGACAAGCTGAGGGATCTGAGCCAGCCCATCGACGTCCCGCTGCTCGACGCCACCGTAGCCGCCTTCTACGGGACCGGATCCAAGGAGGAG AGGAATGCCGCCGACCAGATACTGCGCGATCTGCAGAACAACCAGGACATGTGGCTGCAGGTCGTCCACATCCTGCAGAACTCTCACagcctcaacaccaagttctttGCCCTACAA GTACTTGAAAGTGTTATCAAGTACAGGTGGAATGCGCTGCCGACTGAACAACGTGATGGCATGAAGAATTACGTATCTGATGTGATTGTTCAG CTCTCAAGTAATGAGGTTACCTTTCGTCAAGAGAGACTGTATGTTAATAAACTCAACATTATATTGGTGCAG GTTCTGAAGCATGAGTGGCCAGCCAGGTGGACATCCTTCATTCCTGACCTTGTTGCAGCGGCAAAGAGTAGTGAAACAATATGTGAAAATTGCATGGCTATATTGAAG CTTTTAAGTGAAGAAATTTTTGATTTTTCAAGAGGTGAAATGACACAACAGAAGATTAAAGAACTCAAGTCTTCACTTAACAG TGAATTTCGTCTCATCCACGAGCTGTGTTTGTATGTCCTATCTGCAACACAAAGCTCAGAGCTGATCCGTGCTACATTGGCTACGCTTCATGCTTTTTTATCATGGATTCCTGTTGGATTCATCTTCGAGTCACCATTG CTGGAGACGCTGCTGAAGTTCTTTCCTATGGCTGCATATCGGAACCTTACACTTCAGTGCCTAACAGAG GTTGCTGCTCTTCAGTTTGGTGATTTTTATAACATGCAGTATGTAAAGATGTACACAATTTTCATGATGCAGTTGCAG GCTATTCTTCCTGCTGGATCAATTCCCAATGCCTATGCTAATGGTTCCAATGACGAGCAAGCATTCATACAAAATCTGGCACTCTTCTTCACTGCCTTCTTTAAG AGTCATATACGTATACTGGAAGCATCTCCAGAAAATAGAGCTGCATTACTCCTTGGTCTTGAGTACCTCACAGGAATTTCATTTGTTGATGACACTGAGGTTTTCAAG GTGTGCTTGGATTACTGGAATATATTTGTCTTGGAGCTATTTGAGGCACACAATCAAATCGAGCCGGCAACAGCAGCTGTAAGCATGATGGGACTTCAG GCTCAGATGATTCCCGGAGTTGTTGATGGTACTGGTACAGCTGTTCAGCATAGGAGGCAGCTTTATTCAGGTCCACTGTCAAAATTACGAACGTTGATGATTTGTCGAATGGCGAAGCCTGAGGAGGTATTGATTGTGGAAGATGAAAATGGCAATATTGTACGTGAAACAATGAAAGATAATGATGTCCTTGTCCAGTATAAG ATCATGAGGGAAACACTGATCTATttgtctcatcttgatcatgaggATACAGAGCAGCAG ATGTTGAAGAAATTGACTAAGCAATTGAATGGGGAAGACTGGAGCTGGAATAACCTCAATACTCTTTGCTGGGCTATCGGGTCAATATCTGGTTCTATGGTGGAGGAACAG GAAAATAGGTTCTTGGTAATGGTAATTCGAGATTTGCTGAATCTCTGTGAAATCACCAAGGGGAAAGACAATAAAGCTGTAATTGCGAGCAACATCAT GTATGTGGTTGGTCAGTATCCAAGATTTCTCAGGGCTCACTGGAAGTTTCTAAAGACAGTGGTCAACAAGTTATTTGAGTTCATGCATGAGATGCATCCTGGAGTTCAG GACATGGCGTGTGATACTTTCCTGAAAATTGTTCAGAAATGCAAGCGCAAGTTCGTGACACAACAG GTGGGCGAGAACGAACCATTTGTTTCTGAACTGCTGTCCAACCTTCATACGACAATTCTTGATCTGGAGCCACACCAGATTCATACTTTTTATGAATCG GTCGGCCATATGATTCAAGCTGAATCTGATAATACTAAGAGGGATGAATACCTCAAGAGATTGATGAGCCTTCCTAATCAG AAATGGGCGGAAATAATTGGACAGGCAGGCCAGAGCATTGATATCCTAAAGAACCAAGATGTTATCAGATCTGTTCTTAACATCTTACAG ACAAACACAAGCGTTGCGACTGCACTTGGACCACACTTTTTCCCACAAATTTCATTGATCTTCCTGGACATGCTAACAGTTTACAG AATGTACAGTGAGCTTGTATCAAGCACTATTGCTGAAGGGGGGCCTTATGCCTCAAAGTCGTCATTTGTAAAACTCTTGAG ATCTATCAAGAGGGAAACATTGAAATTGATTGAGACTTTCGTGGACAAAGCTGAAGATCTACCACACCTTGGGAAGCAGTTTGTTCCTCCAATGATGGATCCTGTCCTTGGTGATTATGCTAGAAATGTGCCTGATGCAAGGGAATCTGAAGTTCTGTCCCTGTTTGCAACAATTATAAACAA GTACAAAGCTGAAATGCTTGAAGATGTGCCTCGTATTTTCGAGGCTGTTTTCCAGTGTACCCTCGAG ATGATTACTAAAAACTTTGAAGACTATCCTGAGCATCGTCTTAAGTTTTTCTCTTTGCTTCGTGCTATTGGTACCCATTGCTTCAAAGCATTAATTCAGCTTTCAAGTCAG CAATTGAAGCTTGTGATTGATTCGATCAATTGGGCATTTAGACATACGGAGCGAAACATTGCTGAGACTGGCCTTAGTTTATTGTTGGAAATTCTGAAGAATTTTCAG GCTTCAGCATTCCAGAATCAGTTCTACAAAACATACTTTTTGAATATTGAGCAAGAGATTTTTGCAGTGCTCACAGATTCATTTCATAAGCCGGGCTTCAAGCTTCATGTTTTGGTGCTACAACACTTGTTTTGCGTG GTTGATGGTCTAACTGAGCCTCTGTGGGATGTTGCCACGGTACAAGTGCAATATCAATCTAATGCTATGTTTGTTCGGGAATACACTATAAACCTTCTTGGAGCATCGTTTCCTAACATGACGGTTGTTGAG GTGACAAAGTTTGTTGATGGGCTCCTTAGCTCGAGACATGACCTTACAAGCTTCAAAAACCATATTAGAGACTTCCTCGTGCAATCGAAGGAGTTCTCAGCCCAG GATAACAAGGACCTGTATGCGGAAGAGGCTGCTGTACAGAGAGAAAAGGAACGGCAACGGATGCTTGCCATTCCTGGGCTCATTGCCCCCGGTGAATTGCAAGACGAGATGGTAGATTCATAG
- the LOC127349377 gene encoding protein EXPORTIN 1A isoform X2 yields the protein MADKLRDLSQPIDVPLLDATVAAFYGTGSKEERNAADQILRDLQNNQDMWLQVVHILQNSHSLNTKFFALQVLESVIKYRWNALPTEQRDGMKNYVSDVIVQLSSNEVTFRQERLYVNKLNIILVQVLKHEWPARWTSFIPDLVAAAKSSETICENCMAILKLLSEEIFDFSRGEMTQQKIKELKSSLNSEFRLIHELCLYVLSATQSSELIRATLATLHAFLSWIPVGFIFESPLLETLLKFFPMAAYRNLTLQCLTEVAALQFGDFYNMQYVKMYTIFMMQLQAILPAGSIPNAYANGSNDEQAFIQNLALFFTAFFKSHIRILEASPENRAALLLGLEYLTGISFVDDTEVFKVCLDYWNIFVLELFEAHNQIEPATAAAQMIPGVVDGTGTAVQHRRQLYSGPLSKLRTLMICRMAKPEEVLIVEDENGNIVRETMKDNDVLVQYKIMRETLIYLSHLDHEDTEQQMLKKLTKQLNGEDWSWNNLNTLCWAIGSISGSMVEEQENRFLVMVIRDLLNLCEITKGKDNKAVIASNIMYVVGQYPRFLRAHWKFLKTVVNKLFEFMHEMHPGVQDMACDTFLKIVQKCKRKFVTQQVGENEPFVSELLSNLHTTILDLEPHQIHTFYESVGHMIQAESDNTKRDEYLKRLMSLPNQKWAEIIGQAGQSIDILKNQDVIRSVLNILQTNTSVATALGPHFFPQISLIFLDMLTVYRMYSELVSSTIAEGGPYASKSSFVKLLRSIKRETLKLIETFVDKAEDLPHLGKQFVPPMMDPVLGDYARNVPDARESEVLSLFATIINKYKAEMLEDVPRIFEAVFQCTLEMITKNFEDYPEHRLKFFSLLRAIGTHCFKALIQLSSQQLKLVIDSINWAFRHTERNIAETGLSLLLEILKNFQASAFQNQFYKTYFLNIEQEIFAVLTDSFHKPGFKLHVLVLQHLFCVVDGLTEPLWDVATVQVQYQSNAMFVREYTINLLGASFPNMTVVEVTKFVDGLLSSRHDLTSFKNHIRDFLVQSKEFSAQDNKDLYAEEAAVQREKERQRMLAIPGLIAPGELQDEMVDS from the exons ATGGCGGACAAGCTGAGGGATCTGAGCCAGCCCATCGACGTCCCGCTGCTCGACGCCACCGTAGCCGCCTTCTACGGGACCGGATCCAAGGAGGAG AGGAATGCCGCCGACCAGATACTGCGCGATCTGCAGAACAACCAGGACATGTGGCTGCAGGTCGTCCACATCCTGCAGAACTCTCACagcctcaacaccaagttctttGCCCTACAA GTACTTGAAAGTGTTATCAAGTACAGGTGGAATGCGCTGCCGACTGAACAACGTGATGGCATGAAGAATTACGTATCTGATGTGATTGTTCAG CTCTCAAGTAATGAGGTTACCTTTCGTCAAGAGAGACTGTATGTTAATAAACTCAACATTATATTGGTGCAG GTTCTGAAGCATGAGTGGCCAGCCAGGTGGACATCCTTCATTCCTGACCTTGTTGCAGCGGCAAAGAGTAGTGAAACAATATGTGAAAATTGCATGGCTATATTGAAG CTTTTAAGTGAAGAAATTTTTGATTTTTCAAGAGGTGAAATGACACAACAGAAGATTAAAGAACTCAAGTCTTCACTTAACAG TGAATTTCGTCTCATCCACGAGCTGTGTTTGTATGTCCTATCTGCAACACAAAGCTCAGAGCTGATCCGTGCTACATTGGCTACGCTTCATGCTTTTTTATCATGGATTCCTGTTGGATTCATCTTCGAGTCACCATTG CTGGAGACGCTGCTGAAGTTCTTTCCTATGGCTGCATATCGGAACCTTACACTTCAGTGCCTAACAGAG GTTGCTGCTCTTCAGTTTGGTGATTTTTATAACATGCAGTATGTAAAGATGTACACAATTTTCATGATGCAGTTGCAG GCTATTCTTCCTGCTGGATCAATTCCCAATGCCTATGCTAATGGTTCCAATGACGAGCAAGCATTCATACAAAATCTGGCACTCTTCTTCACTGCCTTCTTTAAG AGTCATATACGTATACTGGAAGCATCTCCAGAAAATAGAGCTGCATTACTCCTTGGTCTTGAGTACCTCACAGGAATTTCATTTGTTGATGACACTGAGGTTTTCAAG GTGTGCTTGGATTACTGGAATATATTTGTCTTGGAGCTATTTGAGGCACACAATCAAATCGAGCCGGCAACAGCAGCT GCTCAGATGATTCCCGGAGTTGTTGATGGTACTGGTACAGCTGTTCAGCATAGGAGGCAGCTTTATTCAGGTCCACTGTCAAAATTACGAACGTTGATGATTTGTCGAATGGCGAAGCCTGAGGAGGTATTGATTGTGGAAGATGAAAATGGCAATATTGTACGTGAAACAATGAAAGATAATGATGTCCTTGTCCAGTATAAG ATCATGAGGGAAACACTGATCTATttgtctcatcttgatcatgaggATACAGAGCAGCAG ATGTTGAAGAAATTGACTAAGCAATTGAATGGGGAAGACTGGAGCTGGAATAACCTCAATACTCTTTGCTGGGCTATCGGGTCAATATCTGGTTCTATGGTGGAGGAACAG GAAAATAGGTTCTTGGTAATGGTAATTCGAGATTTGCTGAATCTCTGTGAAATCACCAAGGGGAAAGACAATAAAGCTGTAATTGCGAGCAACATCAT GTATGTGGTTGGTCAGTATCCAAGATTTCTCAGGGCTCACTGGAAGTTTCTAAAGACAGTGGTCAACAAGTTATTTGAGTTCATGCATGAGATGCATCCTGGAGTTCAG GACATGGCGTGTGATACTTTCCTGAAAATTGTTCAGAAATGCAAGCGCAAGTTCGTGACACAACAG GTGGGCGAGAACGAACCATTTGTTTCTGAACTGCTGTCCAACCTTCATACGACAATTCTTGATCTGGAGCCACACCAGATTCATACTTTTTATGAATCG GTCGGCCATATGATTCAAGCTGAATCTGATAATACTAAGAGGGATGAATACCTCAAGAGATTGATGAGCCTTCCTAATCAG AAATGGGCGGAAATAATTGGACAGGCAGGCCAGAGCATTGATATCCTAAAGAACCAAGATGTTATCAGATCTGTTCTTAACATCTTACAG ACAAACACAAGCGTTGCGACTGCACTTGGACCACACTTTTTCCCACAAATTTCATTGATCTTCCTGGACATGCTAACAGTTTACAG AATGTACAGTGAGCTTGTATCAAGCACTATTGCTGAAGGGGGGCCTTATGCCTCAAAGTCGTCATTTGTAAAACTCTTGAG ATCTATCAAGAGGGAAACATTGAAATTGATTGAGACTTTCGTGGACAAAGCTGAAGATCTACCACACCTTGGGAAGCAGTTTGTTCCTCCAATGATGGATCCTGTCCTTGGTGATTATGCTAGAAATGTGCCTGATGCAAGGGAATCTGAAGTTCTGTCCCTGTTTGCAACAATTATAAACAA GTACAAAGCTGAAATGCTTGAAGATGTGCCTCGTATTTTCGAGGCTGTTTTCCAGTGTACCCTCGAG ATGATTACTAAAAACTTTGAAGACTATCCTGAGCATCGTCTTAAGTTTTTCTCTTTGCTTCGTGCTATTGGTACCCATTGCTTCAAAGCATTAATTCAGCTTTCAAGTCAG CAATTGAAGCTTGTGATTGATTCGATCAATTGGGCATTTAGACATACGGAGCGAAACATTGCTGAGACTGGCCTTAGTTTATTGTTGGAAATTCTGAAGAATTTTCAG GCTTCAGCATTCCAGAATCAGTTCTACAAAACATACTTTTTGAATATTGAGCAAGAGATTTTTGCAGTGCTCACAGATTCATTTCATAAGCCGGGCTTCAAGCTTCATGTTTTGGTGCTACAACACTTGTTTTGCGTG GTTGATGGTCTAACTGAGCCTCTGTGGGATGTTGCCACGGTACAAGTGCAATATCAATCTAATGCTATGTTTGTTCGGGAATACACTATAAACCTTCTTGGAGCATCGTTTCCTAACATGACGGTTGTTGAG GTGACAAAGTTTGTTGATGGGCTCCTTAGCTCGAGACATGACCTTACAAGCTTCAAAAACCATATTAGAGACTTCCTCGTGCAATCGAAGGAGTTCTCAGCCCAG GATAACAAGGACCTGTATGCGGAAGAGGCTGCTGTACAGAGAGAAAAGGAACGGCAACGGATGCTTGCCATTCCTGGGCTCATTGCCCCCGGTGAATTGCAAGACGAGATGGTAGATTCATAG